A window from Anopheles stephensi strain Indian chromosome Y unlocalized genomic scaffold, UCI_ANSTEP_V1.0 chrY6, whole genome shotgun sequence encodes these proteins:
- the LOC118515221 gene encoding uncharacterized protein LOC118515221: MEQPAVSETINGGTYAKHKNPERMLQSVERLTQELVSQLEERHVRTNPEECSSIVTGVQFKIGEKVTTTTTMTAVVTATATATTTTTVATSRVIKPVRVVSNPGSPRTRKLQRESSINKEADESKVKPIKSQDVKSVKKEQQTKIAKPVVETVTKVSRVRQPVVPKGGSIITSRTPAKPSIGSPIHRPVAKPLATKPYAQRSATKKLQRDATRQQAEAQTTNRMVNRCRKSHYRRVRKLTHHRVVFHRRSGPHSRRESSHPSSVH, from the exons ATGGAGCAACCGGCCGTGAGCGAGACTATCAATGGGGGTACGTacgcgaaacacaaaaaccccgaacgaatGCTTCAGTCGGTCGAACGGCTTACGCAGGAGCTGGTGTCCCAGTTGGAAGAACGGCACGTGCGTACTAACCCGGAGGAATGCAGTTCGATCGTTACCGGCGTACAGTTCAAGATAGGCGAAAAGGTAACGACAACCACGACAATGACCGCGGTTGTGACGGCAACGGCgacggcaacgacgacgacgacggtggcgacGAGTCGGGTAATCAAGCCTGTGCGCGTCGTATCCAATCCCGGCTCACCGAGGACGCGAAAGTTACAGCGTGAATCTTCCATCaacaaagaggcggatgagtccAAG gttaaacccataaaaagccaagatgtgaaaagtgtgaagaaagagcaacagaCCAAAATCGCCAAACCGGTAGTGGAAACCGTTACGAAGGTTTCCCGCGTTCGGCAACCAGTAGTGCCAAAGGGTGGCTCCATTATTACCAGCAGAACACCggcaaaaccttccatcggcagtcccatccatcgtccggttgcgaaaccactcgccacaaaaccgtacgctcaacgttcggcgacgaaaaagcttcaacgtgacgccacccggcagcaagcagaagctCAAACCACCAACCGGATGGTAAACCGGTGTCGAAAATCCCACTACCGAAGGGTGAGAAAACTAACACACCACCGAGTCGTATTCCACCGCCGAAGCGGACCACACTCCAGGCGGGAAAGCAGTCATCCAAGCTCGGTGCATTGA
- the LOC118515223 gene encoding uncharacterized protein LOC118515223 yields MACRFYNEKLWRRINVYVLDLQASPNHQIRFCRNVTTCKHCHGRHHTLLCKRAAQESAEKVSQSTAAEQEAATINDTTRASGEPQRMVWLSTAVVLIRGSDGEELPARALLDQGSQSNFITERLAQQLKLKRVRISSPLSGIDDTVPIVSSSMVVTRIRSRVSEFQVSLQFLVLLRVTSDYPSRMVEVKRWNLPLGIPLADPAFNKPERIDMLIGARLFADLLQEGRIKLASYLPQLLETRLGWIVSGRLSKPTKDGFNESIVGCAMDDNFNAAMERLVQLEDIPEEKLMSDEEQLCERWYAETTRRNEDGRYIVQLPKVADYERELGESYEISLKRFGAVERRKERDECLREEYHKFMEEYIQLGHMTRIADEKNGNQGIKYYLPHHAVLKLDSSTTKCRVVFDGSCRTDSGKSLNDILLIGPQLQDDIVSILMRFLFYKVAMVADVEKIYCQVLVEEKDRDLQRIFWRSNEADPVSMYRLNTVTYGTACAPYLAIRTPRRAFENSMGKFPDAMKWFNEF; encoded by the coding sequence ATGGCATGTCGATTCTACAACGAGAAGCTTTGGCGAAGAATCAACGTTTATGTTTTAGATCTTCAAGCATCACCAAATCACCAAATAAGGTTTTGTCGGAATGTTACGACGTGTAAGCATTGCCATGGAAGACATCATACGCTATTGTGTAAACGAGCAGCTCAGGAGTCAGCAGAAAAGGTTTCAcagtcaacagcagcagagcaGGAAGCTGCGACGATTAATGATACCACCCGAGCATCCGGAGAACCACAAAGGATGGTGTGGTTATCGACGGCAGTAGTGTTGATTCGCGGAAGCGATGGAGAGGAGTTGCCAGCGAGAGCTTTGTTGGATCAAGGATCTCAATCCAACTTTATAACGGAACGGCTGGCCCAACAACTGAAACTAAAGAGAGTCCGAATATCGAGCCCTTTATCTGGAATAGACGACACCGTGCCTATTGTTTCATCCAGCATGGTAGTTACCAGAATAAGATCGCGTGTGTCCGAATTTCAAGTATCACTGCAGTTTCTAGTGTTACTGCGAGTAACGTCCGACTATCCAAGTCGTATGGTAGAAGTGAAGCGGTGGAATCTACCATTAGGCATACCTCTTGCAGACCCAGCCTTTAACAAACCAGAACGAATAGACATGCTGATAGGAGCTAGATTGTTTGCCGATTTGCTACAAGAAGGAAGGATTAAACTGGCTTCGTATCTTCCCCAATTGCTCGAAACCAGATTGGGTTGGATTGTCAGTGGAAGATTATCGAAGCCAACTAAGGATGGTTTCAACGAAAGCATCGTGGGTTGTGCGATGGATGATAATTTCAATGCCGCAATGGAGAGATTGGTTCAGCTAGAAGATATACCGGAAGAGAAGCTGATGTCTGATGAAGAGCAACTTTGTGAGAGATGGTATGCAGAAACAACGCGTCGCAACGAGGATGGAAGATATATAGTGCAATTACCGAAGGTGGCAGATTACGAACGTGAATTAGGCGAGTCATATGAAATATCTCTCAAACGATTTGGAGCAGTTGAAAGAAGAAAGGAGAGAGATGAATGTCTACGTGAAGAGTACCATAAGTTCATGGAAGAGTACATTCAGCTTGGTCATATGACGAGAATAGCAGATGAGAAGAATGGAAACCAAGGTATAAAATACTATTTACCTCATCATGCCGTATTGAAGCTTGACAGCAGTACAACAAAATGCAGAGTCGTGTTTGATGGCTCATGTAGAACAGACAGTGGAAAATCGTTGAACGACATCCTATTGATCGGGCCACAACTGCAGGATGACATTGTATCTATCCTGATGCGTTTTCTCTTTTATAAGGTAGCCATGGTAGCCGATGTGGAGAAAATTTACTGTCAGGTATTAGTGGAGGAGAAGGATAGAGACTTGCAGCGCATTTTTTGGCGGTCTAACGAAGCAGATCCTGTGAGCATGTATCGACTCAACACGGTTACGTATGGTACAGCGTGTGCTCCGTATTTGGCCATACGAACTCCTCGGAGAGCATTTGAGAACAGCATGGGCAAATTTCCAGATGCAATGAAATGGTTTAACGAATTCTAA